From the genome of Watersipora subatra chromosome 9, tzWatSuba1.1, whole genome shotgun sequence:
CATCATCACACGCCACTGAAATACTGTCCATAACATTCaaacatatatttttagtaaaaatattattctGTCCTCATTGATGAGTATTCTTTATTTAATTGTCGCGCATTTTAGTCGACAGCGTGTTTTGTTTACTCAAATGTTAGAATATTTGATAGCCTGCATGAGTAGCGTAGGCAGGTTTAGTATCAAAGCTGGTTTGGGACCATTCGGTTGCCTTGCTGTAACTTACAAAAGTTCCAGTCATATTTAAGTAGCTTTATTGAAGCTGCcttgtaaataaatatttcagCAATCTATTTTCCTCTCTTTTTGTCGCAAATTATAATAAACCAGTATCCAAGCAGTCCAGGATACCATAGGAGACCGTCAGGTGTGCAGATAAAGCACAGGCTAAATGCCTGCACATTTGGTCGAAACCGAATGTGGTCGGTCCACCTAGTCAAGTTTcacaggttcgaatcccacATAGAGCAATATTTTTCCCATTCATTCGTGACTtcaaacaaacagacagacaaacacgactcttattatagtaaagattgaagTAACAATGAACACCATTTTTGGtaaaacatattttcaataaaataactaCAATTGCAGAATCTTAATTAATTTATGAAAGAAATTTTAATATtagaaactgaaaaaaataacGGTAATAAGCTAAATAGTTAATACCATTATAACTGCAGAGGAATTCTGCATAAAACACATTTTATACCATGAGCCATCGAATGCAGTCATTTGTGTTATAACTGCTTTCATTTAAGATATTTGTACATTATTAGTGTATACGCCGACTGACATGATCATCATGTGTATAGATACACCCTTTTATGTAAGAAGCCATCAAATATATAATAAGGCTTTGTGAATATAGTTGAAAAACTAatcatttgttaaaaatttgagtatagtaataatattcaaTACAGAAATTAAAGGTTAGCGAAAAGGTTTTGGCATGAAAGTGTTAGGGGTGAATGTGCATATTTCTCTTCATATATGAATGCTCTCAGTCTACTTGTCAGACCACCTGACCATTCTAGTAACACACAGCATGATAATATATGCATACTTGTAACAAAACCTACcgaattaaaaatacatacaaatctaaatttttataaaatttgtctTAGACTTAGACAAACTGTAAGATTTCAATTTTTCAGAGTCAAGTTAATTAAGGTAAGTTAAAAATTACaattcaaaatatatttgtagaCTTGTGTTTACACTTGCAGCAGCCAAGTTTTTGTTGAATCTTTATGCAAAGAGAAGACGAATCACAAGTACTGGAAATAGTGTGCCAGACCTCGTAGCTTTAGTCGGTAACAAATGTGACCTTGAACATGAAAGAATGATTTCTGAAGAAGATGGGCGACTCTCAGCAGAGGTAAGTCTATGTTAGTCTTCAAGTTTGAACAAAATATCTTATGATGTCCTTCACCTCATATGTAACCAAAAAGCCTGCTAGTGACAATGGGAAATTTTTATAAACGCTTTTTCAAACTGAGTTGAAATAAAGAAAAAAGGCTTTTTAACAGCTTGTTTTAAAACTCAGAATGCACTAATGTTTAGACATTTTTGGTATTGTAAGAATAAATTGAAATATGCACTCTTTATCAGCTTTGATTTGGTAGCTTTGTGGTCGCCTGCTGTACTATATCTCACAGAAGCTTGACTTGTGTGGTCACCATGTGTATTATATCTCACAGACACCTAACTCGTGTGGTCGCCATGTGTATTATATCTCACAGACACCTAACTTGTATGGTCACCTGCTGTACTATATCTCACAGACACCTGACTTGTGTGGTCACCATGTGTATTATATCTCACAGACACCTAACTCGTGTGGTCACCATGTGTATTATATCTCACAGACACCTAACTTGTATGGTCACCTGCTGTACTATATCTCACAGGCATCTGACTTGTGTGGTCACCATGTGTATTATATCTCACAGACACCTAACTTGTATGGTCACCATGTGTATTATATCTCACAGACACCTGACTTGTGCGCTCCCTCATTGTACTATATCTCACAGACACTTGACTTGTGTTGTCACCTGCCATTCTCTATCTCGCAGACACATGACTTGTGTAGTTACCACTCACAGACACTTGATATAAAAATTGGCCATAAAACTCTGGCTGTTGTTTTCTGCATCAAGgttaaatttttgttgttgcagATAAACAACTGTACCCACTTTTTTGAGCTGTCAGTCAGGGAGTCATACGAAGGAGTCAAGGCAGTTGTTGACAGCCTATACAAGTCATTCCTTATCAAACCATCTCGGCCAAGCCTTAGCCTGCCAAGTAAGACAGCCACGCTGCCTATGGAAATACCAAAGGAAGAATCTGAAGAAGCCCTCATGCATGCTGCCAAAAGGAAGGAGCGGAGTGCTGCAGCGTTGAATATTTTTCCAGGAAATGATCCCAGCTCAAAAACATCCCCCgtgacatttaaaaaaattctagGCGAATGTTCGATTTGTTTGCCCTCTCCTGATATGGACAAGGATGAAATCCACTTTGTTGGCGAACAGATCATAGAACAGATCATAGATAGCTCAAGTGACTCCTTGCCCGCGCAGAGAAGGATTACTGTGTGTGGATCTCCAGCCCTATCACGGCGGCCATCTAAGTTCAGGTCTCGAAGCAAACAGGGGAGATCCACTGTGCGCACAAGTGATGCCAATAATAACCAAGAGTGAGGGAAGTTGTGTGCCCTCTCAATGTTTAAGGTTACGAGACCAGCTGTTattctttgttattttttgttatattctactattttatatattattcaaaTGCAACACTGTtacaatttggaaatttatttgttaaagtTGTAAATAGAGATCCATATATGAACAtggattattttttaaaattttaaagatctcgttttgattttattttaaaagactAATTTAGCCTTAGGTACAATTACTTGATGACAGCATGAAATATCATTTCAATTTTTACCTAATTGACTTAATGTTCTTGTATATATAGACAAATCGAGTTTAGTAAACCCTATTTATACTGAGACAGGTGAAAAAATAAGGTATTCTGTTTTAATTCATTGTTCTCAATGTTACATcttatatctaaatgtgctgGAGAGCAGAGAAATGTGgtgaatgaaataaatattcacTTAATTTTAG
Proteins encoded in this window:
- the LOC137404435 gene encoding ras-related and estrogen-regulated growth inhibitor-like protein; its protein translation is MSTIGNYTMSASIIRKEKRFKVAIIGASCVGKSALTVRLKTRKYIHNYAPNLESRCAYTTLIDGEQVNIELVDTAALQTAENANLKERIKWADAFILLYSVTDQSSLAALLAAKFLLNLYAKRRRITSTGNSVPDLVALVGNKCDLEHERMISEEDGRLSAEINNCTHFFELSVRESYEGVKAVVDSLYKSFLIKPSRPSLSLPSKTATLPMEIPKEESEEALMHAAKRKERSAAALNIFPGNDPSSKTSPVTFKKILGECSICLPSPDMDKDEIHFVGEQIIEQIIDSSSDSLPAQRRITVCGSPALSRRPSKFRSRSKQGRSTVRTSDANNNQE